A genomic stretch from Halorhodospira halophila SL1 includes:
- a CDS encoding CIA30 family protein translates to MPGTESPAAYLLDDFASADGRAAIGTAWQGFTDRVMGGRSDMQAGIVETECGPALQLSGQVRLENNGGFIQSRLPLAPTGEAFNASAWSGFGATVRGTPGPYYLHVRSTDTRQPWQHYRAPLPVAEDWQDVVVPFTAFEPRGLRAKLDTARLTSVAVVAYGAAFEARVEIARLGLSATRP, encoded by the coding sequence ATGCCCGGAACGGAATCGCCTGCCGCCTACCTGCTCGACGATTTCGCCTCCGCGGACGGCCGGGCGGCGATCGGCACCGCGTGGCAAGGATTCACCGACCGGGTCATGGGCGGGCGCTCGGACATGCAGGCCGGCATCGTCGAGACCGAGTGCGGACCAGCCCTCCAGCTGAGCGGGCAGGTCCGGCTCGAGAACAACGGCGGGTTCATCCAGAGCCGACTACCGCTCGCTCCGACCGGCGAGGCCTTTAATGCCAGTGCCTGGTCTGGGTTCGGGGCTACCGTACGCGGAACCCCTGGCCCTTACTACCTGCACGTGCGCAGTACCGACACCCGGCAGCCGTGGCAGCACTACCGCGCTCCCCTGCCCGTCGCGGAAGACTGGCAAGACGTCGTGGTCCCTTTCACGGCCTTCGAACCGCGGGGACTGCGGGCGAAACTCGATACGGCCCGGCTCACATCGGTGGCGGTGGTTGCCTACGGGGCAGCGTTCGAGGCACGCGTGGAGATCGCTCGGCTGGGGCTCAGCGCGACACGCCCCTGA
- a CDS encoding thiol-disulfide oxidoreductase DCC family protein, translated as MTASTTRPVVFFDGQCPVCSREIGLYQRLDTAGAVEWRDLHAPGALDDTDLTWDQAMQRFHCRDVDGVMRSGVDAFALVWSYLPYWRWASRIVRGLGLVRPMEPLYDWYARRRYSRSCSVQGDCR; from the coding sequence ATGACCGCATCCACCACACGACCGGTCGTATTCTTCGATGGGCAGTGCCCCGTCTGCAGCCGCGAGATCGGTCTCTATCAGCGCCTGGATACCGCCGGGGCGGTGGAGTGGCGTGATCTCCACGCGCCGGGCGCCCTGGACGACACCGATCTGACCTGGGATCAGGCGATGCAGCGCTTTCATTGCCGGGACGTCGATGGAGTGATGCGCAGCGGGGTCGATGCCTTCGCCCTGGTCTGGTCGTATCTCCCGTACTGGCGCTGGGCGTCGCGGATCGTCCGGGGGCTGGGACTGGTCAGGCCCATGGAGCCGCTTTACGATTGGTATGCGCGCCGTCGCTACAGCCGGAGCTGCTCGGTGCAGGGGGACTGCCGCTAA
- the recB gene encoding exodeoxyribonuclease V subunit beta → MGTAEDAKPLEPLRFPLYGSRLIEASAGTGKTYTIAALYLRLVLNHGREAAYGQSLTPPQILVVTFTEAATRELRERIRSRLAEAAAAFRDPDQAVELDPFLDGLLREYPQRAERAQAARVLELAAEWMDEAAVATIHAWCYRMLREHAFDSGSLFTQDLETDPGELLAESVRDYWRTFVYPLDPEAFQLFRQAVGAADPDALQRALARLIGADEELADDADDPLLEPSGLAERLGAWHQALEQLKAPWRDEREAVEAEFLDLHRRVLNGTKYKNPQQLLERMAAWADDPAQPVPLTDKGKPDPGLLERMSATGLADPSRHKKGQSLPASLHRAFKALDRHVELDAPGVAILRAAARWITRRFQAEQRRRAQLGFQDLLTRLRDALRGPGGARLAQTIRSQFPVALIDEFQDTDPVQYELFETVYRIADNDPGLGLFLIGDPKQAIYGFRGADIHSYLRARAATEGRHYTLPRNFRSSEALVGAVNQLFARAEGSWPAGAFAFRGGSGGGLPFHPVEAQGRGEFFEEAGAEHPALNLWCHDPGVSVAKNAYLPTYAEACAARIVALLNGGAARPAVTGFRHPGGHLEPVRPRDMAVLVRNHTEASAIQEALAAREVRSVYLSDRDSVLATAEADDLVRWLRACAEPTDEGLVRAALATPTLGLALSELDRLVTDELAWERRIEQFGEYRRLWRSRGVLAMLHRLLHDFGVPQRLLAISGGERSLTNLLHLAELLQQWAREHDGEQALIRHLVELRQQARNGVEDQILRLESDEDLVKVVTIHKSKGLQYPLVFLPFVCTFRPVTARDAPRRVPDQHGRLRWRFELDQEDVEAADSERLAEDLRLFYVALTRAQHACWVGMAPITQGNTKRSLLERSAAGYLLAGPDGVEPGGLGAVLEQAAAADPAITVSEPLLDEASRFVGDPAAPPLGEPCQPRRRAADAWWIASYSALVRHDTAGRARSAPASAAEDVLREESGHALVQEAGGDAGSWHGFPRGPDAGTFLHNLLEWAATQLGLATAGAQPEWLDAEVERRCRFRGWDGQVATVQGWLRALLGAELSLPGAQTTLALGRLPTYQAELEFLIETQPLRADRLDDLVCQHLLPGRARPPVAPARLNGMLKGFIDLVCCHEGRYYVADYKSNWLGGGDGHYAPEYLEAEVLERRYDLQLVIYTLALHRLLRARMPDYDYDRHVGGGFYLFLRGVQAPGQGVFHARPPRALIEELDGWLRDGPDGPQEQTL, encoded by the coding sequence ATGGGCACGGCTGAGGACGCCAAGCCCCTCGAACCGCTGCGCTTCCCGCTGTACGGATCGCGGCTGATCGAGGCCAGCGCCGGGACGGGCAAGACCTACACCATCGCCGCGCTCTACCTGCGTCTGGTCCTCAACCACGGCCGTGAGGCCGCGTACGGGCAATCGCTGACCCCGCCGCAGATCCTCGTGGTGACCTTCACCGAGGCGGCCACCCGCGAGCTGCGTGAGCGCATACGCAGCCGCCTGGCAGAGGCGGCCGCGGCGTTTCGGGATCCGGATCAGGCCGTGGAGTTGGATCCGTTCCTGGATGGGCTGCTGCGGGAGTATCCGCAGCGCGCAGAACGGGCCCAGGCAGCCCGGGTGCTGGAGCTGGCCGCCGAGTGGATGGACGAGGCGGCCGTGGCCACCATCCACGCCTGGTGCTATCGGATGCTGCGCGAGCACGCCTTCGACAGCGGCAGTCTGTTCACCCAGGATCTGGAGACTGACCCCGGCGAGCTGCTCGCCGAATCGGTCCGCGACTACTGGCGGACTTTCGTCTATCCCCTCGACCCGGAGGCCTTCCAGCTCTTCCGGCAAGCGGTGGGGGCTGCGGATCCGGATGCCCTGCAAAGGGCGCTGGCGCGTCTGATCGGCGCCGATGAGGAGCTCGCCGACGATGCGGATGACCCCCTGCTCGAGCCATCCGGCCTGGCCGAGCGCCTGGGCGCCTGGCACCAGGCACTGGAACAGCTCAAGGCGCCTTGGCGCGACGAGCGGGAGGCGGTGGAGGCCGAGTTTCTCGATCTGCACCGTCGCGTACTCAACGGCACGAAGTACAAGAACCCGCAGCAGTTGCTCGAGCGCATGGCGGCCTGGGCAGACGATCCGGCCCAGCCGGTGCCTCTGACTGACAAGGGTAAGCCCGACCCGGGCCTGCTCGAGCGCATGAGCGCCACCGGTCTGGCGGACCCATCGCGACATAAGAAGGGCCAGAGCCTGCCGGCCTCACTCCATCGCGCCTTCAAGGCGCTGGATCGTCACGTGGAGCTGGATGCGCCCGGGGTGGCCATCCTGCGGGCCGCCGCTCGCTGGATCACCAGGCGTTTTCAGGCGGAGCAGCGCCGCCGGGCGCAGCTCGGTTTCCAGGATCTGCTCACCCGGCTGCGTGATGCCCTGCGGGGCCCCGGGGGGGCGCGTCTGGCGCAGACCATCCGCAGCCAGTTCCCGGTGGCGCTGATTGACGAGTTCCAGGACACCGATCCGGTTCAGTACGAGCTCTTCGAGACGGTCTACCGGATCGCGGACAATGATCCGGGGCTGGGGCTTTTCCTGATCGGGGATCCCAAGCAGGCGATCTACGGGTTTCGCGGGGCGGATATCCACAGTTATCTGCGCGCCCGGGCGGCCACCGAGGGGCGACACTACACGCTGCCGCGCAACTTTCGCTCCAGCGAGGCGCTGGTTGGCGCGGTCAACCAGCTCTTCGCGCGGGCCGAGGGGAGCTGGCCGGCGGGCGCCTTCGCCTTCCGGGGCGGCTCTGGGGGCGGGTTGCCCTTCCACCCGGTGGAGGCCCAGGGGCGTGGCGAGTTCTTCGAGGAGGCGGGGGCGGAGCATCCGGCGCTGAACCTTTGGTGCCATGACCCTGGCGTGTCGGTGGCGAAAAACGCCTACCTCCCCACCTACGCCGAGGCGTGTGCAGCGCGTATTGTGGCGTTGCTCAACGGCGGTGCGGCGAGACCGGCGGTCACCGGGTTTCGCCACCCGGGCGGTCATCTGGAGCCGGTGCGCCCGCGGGATATGGCCGTGCTGGTGCGCAACCACACCGAGGCGAGCGCCATCCAGGAGGCGTTGGCCGCCCGCGAGGTGCGCAGCGTCTACCTCTCCGATCGGGATTCGGTGCTGGCCACCGCTGAGGCCGACGACCTGGTGCGCTGGCTGCGCGCCTGTGCCGAGCCGACGGATGAGGGGCTGGTGCGGGCGGCCCTGGCCACCCCCACCCTGGGACTGGCGCTGAGCGAGCTCGACCGGCTGGTGACCGATGAGCTGGCCTGGGAGCGGCGCATCGAGCAGTTTGGCGAGTATCGTCGGTTGTGGCGCAGCCGCGGGGTGCTGGCGATGCTCCACCGCCTGCTGCACGACTTCGGCGTGCCGCAGCGGCTGTTGGCCATCAGCGGCGGCGAGCGGTCGCTGACCAATCTGCTCCACCTTGCCGAGCTGTTGCAGCAGTGGGCGCGCGAGCACGACGGTGAGCAGGCGCTGATCCGCCACCTGGTGGAACTGCGCCAGCAGGCCCGCAACGGGGTGGAGGATCAGATCCTGCGCCTGGAGAGCGATGAGGATCTGGTCAAGGTGGTAACCATCCACAAGTCCAAGGGGCTGCAGTATCCGTTGGTCTTCCTGCCCTTCGTCTGCACCTTCCGCCCGGTCACCGCGCGGGACGCCCCCCGACGGGTGCCGGATCAGCACGGGCGGTTGCGCTGGCGTTTCGAGCTGGATCAGGAGGACGTCGAGGCGGCCGACTCCGAGCGCCTGGCCGAGGACCTGCGCCTGTTCTACGTCGCCTTGACGCGGGCGCAGCACGCCTGCTGGGTCGGTATGGCGCCGATCACCCAGGGCAATACCAAGCGCAGCCTGCTCGAGCGCAGCGCAGCGGGCTATTTGCTCGCTGGACCGGATGGGGTGGAGCCCGGTGGGCTCGGGGCGGTGCTTGAGCAGGCCGCGGCTGCAGATCCGGCCATCACCGTCAGCGAGCCGCTGCTCGATGAGGCCAGTCGCTTCGTCGGTGATCCGGCGGCGCCGCCGCTCGGTGAGCCGTGCCAGCCCCGGCGACGGGCCGCCGATGCCTGGTGGATTGCCAGCTACAGTGCTTTGGTTCGCCACGATACCGCCGGTCGTGCTCGCTCGGCGCCGGCGAGCGCCGCCGAGGATGTCCTGCGCGAGGAGTCGGGGCACGCCCTTGTCCAAGAAGCGGGGGGGGATGCTGGCTCGTGGCACGGCTTTCCGCGCGGTCCGGATGCCGGCACCTTTCTGCACAACCTCCTGGAGTGGGCCGCGACGCAGTTGGGGCTGGCCACTGCCGGCGCGCAGCCCGAGTGGCTGGATGCCGAGGTCGAGCGGCGCTGCCGCTTTCGCGGTTGGGACGGGCAGGTGGCGACCGTGCAGGGCTGGCTGCGCGCGCTGCTCGGCGCCGAGCTGTCGTTGCCCGGTGCGCAGACGACCCTCGCGCTGGGACGGCTACCGACCTATCAGGCGGAGCTGGAGTTCCTGATCGAGACCCAGCCGCTGCGCGCGGATCGGCTTGACGACCTGGTGTGCCAGCACCTGTTGCCGGGGCGTGCCCGCCCGCCGGTCGCCCCGGCGCGGCTCAACGGCATGCTCAAGGGGTTCATCGACCTGGTCTGCTGCCATGAGGGCCGCTACTACGTCGCCGACTATAAGTCCAACTGGCTCGGAGGTGGCGATGGCCATTATGCCCCGGAGTACCTGGAGGCCGAGGTGCTGGAGCGCCGCTACGACCTGCAGCTGGTGATCTACACCCTGGCGCTGCACCGGCTCCTGCGCGCACGGATGCCGGATTACGACTACGATCGCCACGTCGGTGGTGGCTTCTATCTCTTCCTGCGCGGCGTCCAGGCGCCGGGGCAGGGCGTGTTCCACGCGCGTCCGCCGCGGGCCCTGATCGAAGAGCTCGATGGGTGGCTGCGCGACGGGCCCGATGGGCCGCAGGAGCAGACGCTGTGA
- the recC gene encoding exodeoxyribonuclease V subunit gamma: MAAEPSIEPGFLTIHGNRLEDLRQVAVEWVQRHPLAPLEDEVFLVQSNGMAQWLRLALARHPDSEQGGCGIAAAVSMQLPARFLWSVYRAVLGPEGAPRESPFGKDPLLWRLARLLPALRDHPGFEPLRGFLADDPDGRKRYQLAARIADLFDQYQVYRADWLADWSRGEDVCRDARGQARDLDDTQRWQASLWRAVCAELAEVADEAGQATVHQLYRERIASLDTAPADLPRRVIVFGISSLPRQTLEALQELSRFAQVLVFVHNPCAFYWADIIADKDLLRADPGRRPRKAGMPEVLHPEELHNHAHPLLAAWGKQGRDYIGLLDAHEDPQAHPHQALAQAGERIDLFRGPATGSLLGQLQDDILHLRPLAETREAWPAVGREDASLQFHLAHSAQREVEVLHDRLLAAFSEDSSLRPRDVIVMVPDIDAYAPHIEAVFGRFDAGDARHIPYTVADQGERGLDPLLIALEQLLSLPESRCGLSDLLDLLEAPALRRRFGITEADLATLHGWAEEAGVRWGLNREQRAGLQLPEGLEQNTWRFGLRRMLLGYAVGAGEAWSGVEPYPQVGGLDAALVGRLERLVGALEGTWGELREEATPERWGERLQRLLGTYFDPSGEVESLTLERLRDALEKWQRDCETGAFAEPLPLNVVREHWLQALEDTRLSQRFLVGAVNFCTLMPMRAIPFRHVCLLGMNDGDYPRSPTPLDFDLMADDYRPGDRSRREDDRYLFLEALLSARDRLYISWIGRSVRDNEPRPPSVLVGQLRDHLAAGWRLADEEEAGGLLEALTVEHPLQPFSRQNFRTEPSARHYTYAREWWAAHQGDEAGSGPRVTTLPERPVEDPPAPITPETLGALLKQPVQTFFNRRLGVRFEDDPLASEDQEPFGLDGLTRWQMREVLFLAGQEAAGDPEMRRERLAAEAQRLQRTGALPLGPAGTVWAETLQIEADEQLERYHRHLATYPHELEPLQRLMHRHGDWQLEGGVDGIRSDGQRRVRLTHHLSRLGVKRREVRWRFDLLATPWVTHLMANAAAEPLTTVVVGHDIDVALAPLEAGQAHEHLSQLLAGWAEAQRRPLPVPCQPTCAWLTAQDEERGDPAAAAERVYAGDDYTWAAADAHDLRAFPRAADWLEDAAFPSWRDALYAPLWRAVKEYAEDGDGHG; this comes from the coding sequence TTGGCGGCCGAGCCATCCATCGAACCTGGTTTCCTGACCATCCACGGCAATCGGCTGGAAGACCTTCGGCAGGTGGCCGTGGAGTGGGTGCAGCGGCACCCACTCGCACCCCTTGAGGACGAGGTGTTCCTGGTCCAGAGCAATGGTATGGCGCAGTGGCTGCGCCTGGCCTTGGCTCGCCACCCGGATTCGGAGCAGGGCGGTTGCGGGATCGCTGCGGCGGTCTCGATGCAGTTGCCGGCGCGCTTTCTCTGGTCGGTCTACCGTGCGGTCCTAGGCCCGGAGGGCGCCCCGCGGGAATCCCCCTTCGGCAAGGACCCGCTGCTCTGGCGGCTCGCGCGCCTGCTTCCCGCACTCCGCGATCACCCTGGGTTTGAGCCGCTGCGCGGCTTCCTGGCCGATGATCCCGATGGGCGCAAGCGTTATCAGCTCGCTGCACGGATTGCGGATCTCTTTGATCAGTACCAGGTCTACCGTGCGGACTGGTTGGCGGACTGGTCGCGGGGCGAGGACGTCTGCCGCGATGCACGTGGACAGGCGCGCGATCTGGACGATACGCAGCGCTGGCAGGCTTCGCTCTGGCGTGCGGTGTGCGCGGAACTTGCCGAGGTGGCGGACGAGGCGGGCCAGGCCACGGTCCATCAACTCTACCGGGAGCGCATCGCGAGCCTGGACACCGCGCCGGCAGACTTGCCGCGTCGGGTGATCGTCTTCGGCATCTCGTCGCTTCCGCGCCAGACACTGGAGGCGCTGCAGGAGCTGTCGCGTTTCGCCCAGGTGCTCGTCTTTGTTCACAATCCCTGCGCCTTCTACTGGGCGGATATCATCGCGGATAAGGATCTGCTGCGTGCCGACCCCGGGCGGCGGCCACGCAAGGCCGGCATGCCCGAGGTCCTGCATCCGGAAGAGCTGCACAATCACGCCCACCCCCTGCTCGCCGCCTGGGGCAAGCAAGGGCGCGACTATATCGGACTGCTGGATGCCCACGAGGATCCCCAGGCCCATCCGCACCAGGCCCTGGCCCAGGCGGGCGAGCGCATCGATCTCTTCCGTGGCCCGGCGACCGGATCTCTGCTCGGCCAGCTCCAGGACGATATCCTCCACCTGCGTCCGTTGGCCGAGACCCGGGAGGCCTGGCCGGCGGTCGGCCGCGAAGATGCGTCGCTGCAATTCCATCTGGCCCACAGCGCCCAGCGCGAGGTCGAGGTTCTCCATGACCGGCTGCTCGCCGCTTTCTCGGAGGACAGCTCGCTGCGCCCGCGCGATGTCATCGTGATGGTGCCGGATATCGACGCTTACGCACCGCACATCGAGGCCGTGTTTGGTCGCTTCGATGCCGGCGATGCGCGCCACATTCCCTATACGGTGGCCGACCAGGGCGAGCGCGGGCTGGATCCGCTGCTCATCGCCCTGGAGCAGCTTTTGAGCCTGCCCGAGTCGCGTTGCGGGCTGAGTGACCTGCTCGATCTGCTCGAGGCGCCGGCGTTGCGGCGGCGTTTCGGGATCACCGAGGCGGACCTGGCCACCCTGCACGGCTGGGCAGAGGAGGCCGGGGTCCGCTGGGGACTCAATCGCGAGCAGCGCGCCGGGCTGCAGTTGCCCGAGGGACTGGAGCAGAATACCTGGCGCTTCGGTCTGCGGCGTATGCTGCTCGGCTACGCCGTCGGCGCCGGGGAGGCCTGGTCCGGGGTCGAACCGTATCCGCAGGTGGGCGGGCTCGACGCCGCCCTCGTCGGGCGCCTGGAGCGGCTGGTCGGCGCCCTGGAAGGCACCTGGGGCGAACTGCGCGAGGAGGCCACCCCGGAGCGGTGGGGCGAGCGGCTGCAGCGGCTGCTGGGGACCTACTTCGACCCCTCCGGCGAGGTGGAGTCGTTGACCCTGGAGCGGCTGCGCGATGCCCTGGAGAAGTGGCAGCGTGACTGCGAGACCGGGGCGTTCGCCGAGCCGCTGCCTCTGAACGTGGTGCGCGAGCACTGGCTGCAGGCGCTGGAGGATACGCGACTGAGCCAGCGTTTCCTGGTCGGGGCGGTGAACTTCTGCACCCTGATGCCCATGCGCGCGATCCCCTTCCGCCACGTCTGCCTGCTCGGGATGAACGATGGCGACTACCCGCGCAGCCCCACCCCCCTGGATTTCGATCTGATGGCTGACGATTACCGGCCCGGCGACCGCTCGCGCCGCGAGGACGATCGCTACCTCTTCCTGGAGGCGCTCCTCTCGGCCCGGGATCGGCTCTACATCAGCTGGATCGGCCGCAGCGTGCGTGATAACGAGCCACGTCCGCCTTCGGTGCTGGTCGGTCAGCTGCGCGATCACCTGGCCGCCGGCTGGCGCCTGGCCGACGAGGAGGAGGCCGGCGGTCTGCTCGAGGCGTTGACCGTGGAGCACCCGCTGCAGCCGTTCAGCCGCCAGAATTTCCGCACGGAGCCCTCGGCGCGCCACTACACCTACGCCCGCGAGTGGTGGGCGGCCCATCAGGGCGATGAAGCCGGGTCCGGGCCGCGGGTCACGACGCTGCCCGAGCGGCCGGTGGAGGATCCGCCGGCGCCGATCACACCCGAAACCCTGGGGGCGTTGCTCAAGCAGCCCGTACAGACCTTCTTCAACCGTCGCCTGGGGGTCCGGTTCGAGGATGATCCACTGGCCAGCGAGGATCAGGAGCCCTTCGGGCTCGACGGGCTGACACGCTGGCAGATGCGCGAGGTGCTCTTCCTGGCCGGGCAGGAGGCGGCCGGGGATCCCGAGATGCGCCGCGAACGGCTGGCCGCCGAGGCGCAGCGGTTGCAGCGCACCGGCGCGCTGCCGCTGGGCCCGGCCGGTACCGTCTGGGCCGAGACGCTTCAGATCGAAGCCGATGAGCAGCTGGAGCGCTACCACCGGCATCTGGCTACCTATCCCCATGAGCTGGAGCCGCTGCAGCGGCTGATGCACCGCCATGGGGATTGGCAGCTGGAGGGCGGGGTGGATGGGATCCGCAGTGACGGGCAGCGGCGCGTGCGCCTGACGCACCACCTCAGCCGCCTGGGGGTCAAGCGCCGGGAGGTACGCTGGCGCTTTGACCTGCTTGCCACGCCGTGGGTCACCCACCTGATGGCCAACGCGGCCGCGGAGCCGCTGACGACCGTGGTCGTCGGACACGACATCGACGTGGCCCTGGCGCCGCTGGAGGCGGGGCAGGCCCACGAGCACCTGAGCCAGCTGCTCGCCGGCTGGGCCGAGGCGCAGCGCCGGCCGCTGCCGGTGCCCTGCCAGCCGACCTGCGCCTGGCTGACCGCGCAGGACGAGGAGCGCGGTGATCCGGCGGCCGCGGCCGAACGGGTCTATGCCGGGGATGACTACACGTGGGCGGCCGCCGACGCCCACGATCTGCGCGCCTTCCCGCGGGCGGCGGACTGGCTGGAGGATGCGGCCTTCCCGAGCTGGCGCGACGCGCTCTACGCGCCCCTGTGGCGGGCGGTCAAGGAGTACGCGGAGGACGGCGATGGGCACGGCTGA
- a CDS encoding Arm DNA-binding domain-containing protein, which translates to MTRGINRLTDRQCRTAKTPEGKEQIKLADGGGLVLLVKRNGAKQWQLRYRRPSGREATMGLGVYPEVPLSKAREQRDEARSLLADGVDPIQHRRTQRHAAASADAHTFEAVAREWADLKNQAQQSSKRPEALQSWPPRAF; encoded by the coding sequence ATGACCCGGGGTATCAACAGACTGACCGACCGCCAGTGCCGGACGGCAAAGACGCCTGAAGGCAAAGAGCAGATCAAGCTCGCTGATGGCGGCGGACTCGTGTTGCTGGTCAAGCGCAACGGCGCCAAGCAATGGCAACTCCGCTACCGGCGACCTTCCGGACGCGAGGCAACGATGGGCCTCGGCGTCTACCCCGAGGTACCACTATCGAAAGCCAGGGAGCAGCGAGACGAGGCACGCTCCCTGCTCGCGGATGGCGTCGACCCCATTCAGCACCGCAGGACCCAAAGACACGCGGCCGCGTCAGCCGATGCGCACACGTTCGAGGCCGTCGCGCGTGAATGGGCTGATCTCAAGAATCAAGCGCAACAGTCTTCGAAAAGGCCTGAAGCTCTTCAGTCATGGCCTCCTCGGGCGTTCTGA
- the gltX gene encoding glutamate--tRNA ligase has translation MTMIRTRFAPSPTGYLHIGGARTALYSWLHTRRHGGRFVLRIEDTDRERSTPEAVNAILEGMAWLGLDYDEGPFYQTERYDRYRQHLQTLLDAGQAYYCYCTKDRLERLRTEQQARKEKPRYDGRCRDLDGPPSEEVADEPVIRFRTPLEGHVVVEDAIRGKVQFLNSELDDLVIARGDGSPTYNFTVVVDDLEMGVTDVIRGDDHLNNTPRQIHLYQALGFEPPRFAHVPMILGEDGKRLSKRHGSVSVLQYRDEGYLPEALLNYLVRLGWSHGDQEVFGVDELIQLFDINEVNHSASTFNPSKLQWLNQQHIMRAEPNHIARHLGPFLAERGVDPAEGPALEAVVRTQQERAKTLVEMADNSLFFYRRPEAYEEKAARKNFKEGTAEILEHCQHCFSGLPSWDAESIHGVVTEAAEAFDVKMGKVAQPLRVAVSGSAVSPPIDATLELLGREETVARVGQAAEWVRQNVG, from the coding sequence ATGACCATGATCCGTACGCGTTTCGCGCCGAGCCCGACAGGTTACTTGCATATCGGCGGTGCCCGGACCGCTCTCTACTCCTGGCTGCACACCCGCCGACACGGGGGGCGTTTCGTGCTGCGGATCGAGGACACGGATCGCGAGCGCTCCACGCCGGAGGCGGTGAATGCGATCCTTGAGGGTATGGCCTGGCTGGGGCTCGATTACGACGAGGGCCCGTTCTATCAGACCGAGCGCTATGACCGGTATCGCCAGCACCTGCAGACGCTGCTCGACGCGGGGCAGGCGTACTACTGCTACTGCACCAAGGACCGCCTGGAGCGTCTGCGTACTGAGCAGCAGGCGCGCAAGGAGAAGCCGCGCTACGACGGCCGTTGCCGCGATCTGGACGGGCCGCCCTCCGAGGAGGTGGCCGACGAGCCGGTGATCCGTTTCCGCACCCCGCTCGAGGGGCATGTGGTGGTCGAGGACGCCATTCGGGGCAAGGTCCAGTTCCTCAACTCGGAACTCGATGACCTGGTGATTGCGCGCGGCGACGGTTCGCCCACCTACAACTTCACGGTGGTGGTGGACGATCTGGAGATGGGCGTGACCGACGTCATCCGCGGTGACGACCACCTGAACAACACCCCCCGTCAGATCCACCTCTATCAGGCGCTCGGGTTCGAGCCGCCGCGCTTCGCGCACGTGCCCATGATCCTGGGCGAGGATGGCAAGCGCCTGTCCAAGCGGCACGGGTCGGTCAGCGTGCTGCAGTACCGCGATGAGGGGTACCTGCCCGAGGCGCTGCTCAACTATCTGGTGCGTCTCGGCTGGTCGCACGGCGATCAGGAAGTTTTCGGTGTCGACGAGCTCATTCAGCTCTTCGATATCAACGAAGTGAACCACTCGGCCTCGACCTTCAACCCCTCCAAGCTGCAGTGGCTCAATCAGCAGCACATCATGCGCGCCGAGCCCAACCACATCGCCCGGCATCTGGGGCCGTTCCTGGCTGAGCGGGGCGTCGATCCAGCCGAAGGTCCGGCGCTGGAGGCGGTCGTGCGCACCCAGCAGGAGCGGGCCAAGACGTTGGTGGAGATGGCCGACAACAGCCTGTTCTTCTACCGTCGGCCGGAGGCCTACGAGGAGAAGGCGGCGCGCAAGAACTTCAAGGAGGGCACCGCCGAGATTCTCGAGCACTGCCAGCACTGCTTCTCGGGGCTGCCGAGCTGGGATGCGGAGTCGATCCATGGGGTTGTCACCGAGGCCGCTGAGGCCTTCGATGTGAAGATGGGCAAGGTGGCACAGCCGCTGCGGGTGGCTGTTTCGGGGAGTGCGGTCTCGCCGCCGATCGACGCCACGCTGGAGCTGCTTGGTCGTGAGGAGACGGTGGCCCGGGTGGGCCAGGCCGCCGAGTGGGTCCGGCAGAACGTTGGTTAA